A DNA window from Hydra vulgaris chromosome 13, alternate assembly HydraT2T_AEP contains the following coding sequences:
- the LOC136089560 gene encoding uncharacterized protein LOC136089560, whose product MLNTNTLTQILGHPKNLLEYNIFGNNQLHKSDETVCGWPKNIFSHKHKVLRETSPEFFNTLYVVLSSKRFDCHHGVDWNSNAKQKYIDAKENQKKFDHWYRGEYVIIQDTKKFECPAKVNMKEIVYFTSLKFVNMTNYYKNQVSRDIRNSLMKHNTFVFCRKIKVEIDCLLCHRNHPLGKSELLSQKIDHRLSTKISEFVKQGISHLTVCEMKRLLKIMVSDMFGKKDLPPSNNRRFYPKNNIIRTHIVIERQKLRFSNIDQDCLENKINEWKVSDATVKIHYHPKRSHSKDELLFVYQAGWQKKLLNKYDNEMVFLDATYKTTRYSLPLFFLVVKTNVDFQIVATFVSESETFDTIKKALNVIKSWNLDFQPLYCMTDYCNEEIRALESVFIGREVFICDFHREQAWDRWIKKTSNGCFSKKEDILKLLRCIAWSRSCEEEVDAIKALELSDFWCQDGFSKLKHYVEMYWMPIKKRWIWWYRQNRLLINCNTNNGVERQNESFKYCYLKKYNNSSLTGMLTLLIEEFFTDKLKSYTDANFKMDARYRRYGCWVPKYLYNRPRSLVKHCLLRKSTADYMDLNTVVMMKHVIFTVSSTIDSSTKYFVHFGDENIMPKCTCYDWISTGYPCKHFFAIFKKYPAWSWNTLSKLYVNSPFLNLDEDNYDIFHEKKPFNFSKSLSPLKESSLSLKKNTTVEDQNDICKKHIPIYSGVDVREMLNTIKNLSFEFEANSDELMMLHKTLSTLIDKLNKGRVRESGIPVTQTNNKLSKKHISIPVRKPIKAQTKRVGSQKEKTSNASKVFIVAESYLVDSIEHKIVDEPVNKERFVVDHEIVISHNNDEHLVEKLVLLPKTKLSSDDMNDITNHQMLSDNVIHSVQKMITGVSGLQDPVLGQNLSFCVVKDSFVQVLHDGDVHWLTVSTFGCSEGEVFLLDSMFKGKNMLSDKFCCQTNLCNNAVHQRQFESTSLTCATTNKWCRLWFVCIGVCTAHCLYQLKSTLHFI is encoded by the exons ATGCTGAATACAAATACTTTGACTCAAATTTTGGGCCACCCAAAAAATTTACTTGAGTACAACATCTTTGGCAACAATCAATTGCATAAATCTGACGAAACTGTGTGTGGATGGCCCAAAA atatattttcaCACAAGCACAAAGTGTTAAGGGAAACATCCCCAGAATTTTTTAATACGCTTTATGTTGTTTTGTCATCAAAAAGGTTTGATTGTCATCATGGCGTTGATTGGAATTCTAATGCTAAGCAAAAGTATATCGATgcaaaagaaaatcaaaaa aaGTTTGATCATTGGTACAGAGGTGAATATGTGATTATTCAAGACACCAAGAAGTTTGAATGTCCTGCAAAAGTTAACATGAAAGAGATCGTATATTTTACTAGTTTAAAG tttgtCAACATgacaaattattacaaaaaccAAGTATCAAGAGATATTCGAAATTCTTTGATGAAGCataatacttttgtattttgtagaaaaattaaagttgaaataGACTGCCTATTATGTCACCGAAATCATCCACTTGGAAAA AGTGAACTCCTGTCTCAGAAAATTGACCATCGGTTGTCAACAAAGATTTCTGAATTTGTGAAACAAGGCATTTCACATCTCACTGTATGTGAGATGAAGaggcttttaaaaattatggttAGTGATATGTTTGGAAAAAAAGATTTGCCTCCTTCTAACAACAGAAGGTTCtatccaaaaaataatatcattcgTACACACATAGTCATTGAACGTCAAAAGCttag atTCTCAAACATTGATCAAGATtgtttagaaaacaaaataaatgagtGGAAGGTTTCTGACGCCACTGTCAAAATACATTACCATCCAAAAAGAAGTCATAGTAAGGATGAGCTGTTGTTTGTTTATCAAGctggttggcaaaaaaaacttctaaataaatatgataatgaAATGGTGTTTTTAGATGCAACATATAAGACCACTAGATATTCATTACCATTGTTTTTCTTAGTTGTTAAAACTAATGTTGATTTTCAAATAGTTGCAACATTTGTATCTGAAAGTGAAACTTttgatacaataaaaaaagcacTTAATGTCATCAAGTCTTGGAATCTTGATTTTCAACCTTTATACTGCATGACTGACTACTGTAATGAGGAGATACGTGCTTTGGAATCTGTTTTTATTG GGCGTGAAGTATTCATCTGCGACTTTCATAGAGAACAGGCATGGGATCgttggataaaaaaaacttccaatggttgttttagtaaaaaagaagatattttaaaattgttaagatGTATAGCTTGGTCAAGATCTTGTGAAGAAGAAGTAGATGCTATAAAAGCGTTAGAGCTTTCTGACTTTTGGTGTCAAGAtggtttttctaaattaaaacattatgttGAAATGTATTGGATGcctataaaaaag AGATGGATCTGGTGGTATAGGCAAAATCGTCTTCTAATTAATTGCAACACAAACAATGGTGTTGAAAGACAAAATGAGTCATTTAAGTATTgctatttaaagaaatataacaaCTCTTCTTTGACAGGCatgttaactttattaattgaaGAATTCTTCACTGATAAGCTAAAAAg CTACACTGATGCCAACTTCAAAATGGATGCAAGATACAGGAGATATGGCTGCTGGGtgccaaaatatttatataatcgCCCTCGTAGTTTAGTTAAGCATTGCTTGTTGCGAAAATCTACTGCTGATTATATGGATTTGAACACAGTTGTAATGATGAAACATGTTATCTTTACTGTATCTAGTACCATTGATTCTTCTACAAAATACTTTGTGCATTTTGGTGATGAAAATATTATGCCAAAATGTACTTGTTATGATTGGATATCAACAGGCTATCcctgcaaacatttttttgctatattcaAAAAGTATCCTGCTTGGTCATGGAATACATTATCAAAACTTTATGTAAATTCTCCATTCTTAAATTTAGATGAAGATAACTATGATATATTCCatgaaaaaaaaccttttaatttttctaagtCGCTTTCACCTTTAAAAGAGTCAtctttgtctttaaaaaaaaatacaactgtAGAAGATCAGAATGACATATGTAAAAAACATATTCCCATTTATTCTGGTGTCGATGTTAGGGAGATGCTTAATACTATTAAGAACTTATCATTTGAATTTGAGGCAAACTCTGATGAACTAATGATGTTACATAAAACTCTTTCCACTCTAATAGACAAACTAAACAAAGGAAGAGTAAGAGAATCTGGGATTCCTGTCActcaaacaaataataaattaagcaaaaaacaTATTTCTATTCCTGTACGGAAACCAATAAAAGCTCAAACTAAGCGTGTTGGatcacaaaaagaaaaaacatcaaatgCTTCTAAAGTGTTTATAGTAGCAGAGAGTTACTTAGTTGACTCGATTGAACATAAAATTGTTGATGAGCCTGTAAACAAAGAAAGGTTTGTTGTTGATCATGAGATAGTTATTTCACATAATAATGATGAACATTTAGTAGAAAAACTGGTTTTACTTCCTAAGACAAAACTCTCATCAGATGATATGAATGATATTACAAACCATCAGATGTTGTCAGACAATGTCATCCATTCGGTACAAAAAATGATAACTGGTGTTTCTGGTCTGCAGGATCCAGTTTTGGGGCAAAATTTGTCATTTTGTGTGGTAAAGGACTCCTTTGTACAGGTATTACATGATGGTGATGTACACTGGCTGACAGTAAGCACTTTTGGGTGCTCTGAAGGTGAGGTATTTCTGTTAGACAGCATGTTTAAGGGCAAAAATATGTTGTCAGACAAATTTTGTTGTCAGACAAATTTGTGCAATAATGCAGTGCACCAAAGACAGTTTGAAAGTACGAGTCTTACCTGTGCAACAACAAACAAATGGTGTAGACTGTGGTTTGTTTGCATTGGCGTTTGCACAGCACATTGCTTGTACCAGCTCAAATCCACACTACATTTCATTTGA